From the Daucus carota subsp. sativus chromosome 8, DH1 v3.0, whole genome shotgun sequence genome, one window contains:
- the LOC108198707 gene encoding (+)-cis,cis-nepetalactol synthase NEPS3: MTETVQVLSYKKLDGKVAIITGGASGIGEATARLFAQHGARAIVIADIQDALGQSVAESIGNEQCTYMHCDVADEGQVKGLIDSTVEAFGNLDIMFSNAGVGKTGDLRQSILDLDLEASDRLFAINTRGMAACVKHAARGMVEGSVKGGSIVCTGSLAASIGLEQFIDYVMCKHAVLGLVRCASKGLGEYGIRVNCVSPGGVATPLSCNEMNLSVEECEKFFEGIMGLKGFGATKTKDIANAVLFLASQDSQFITGHDLIVDGGTKLTL; encoded by the coding sequence ATGACAGAAACAGTTCAGGTTCTCAGTTACAAGAAGCTTGACGGCAAAGTAGCCATAATCACAGGTGGTGCAAGCGGAATAGGCGAGGCCACTGCTCGCCTTTTTGCTCAACACGGGGCACGAGCCATTGTAATAGCTGACATCCAAGATGCATTAGGCCAGAGTGTAGCTGAATCTATTGGTAACGAACAATGCACGTACATGCATTGTGATGTGGCCGATGAAGGCCAAGTGAAGGGTCTAATAGACTCGACAGTCGAAGCATTTGGGAACCTTGATATCATGTTTAGCAATGCAGGAGTTGGCAAAACAGGGGACTTGCGCCAGAGCATTCTTGATTTAGATCTCGAGGCCAGTGACAGGCTCTTTGCAATCAACACGCGTGGTATGGCAGCGTGTGTGAAGCATGCAGCACGCGGCATGGTGGAAGGGAGCGTCAAAGGAGGTAGTATAGTGTGCACGGGGAGTCTAGCAGCGTCTATTGGGCTGGAGCAGTTTATTGACTATGTAATGTGCAAGCACGCGGTGTTGGGGCTAGTAAGGTGTGCAAGTAAAGGGCTAGGAGAGTATGGGATACGCGTCAACTGTGTATCGCCAGGGGGTGTGGCCACTCCGCTTTCCTGCAATGAAATGAATCTTAGCGTGGAAGAGTGCGAGAAATTTTTTGAGGGTATCATGGGCTTAAAAGGCTTTGGAGCAACCAAGACAAAGGATATAGCTAATGCTGTTTTATTTCTGGCTTCTCAAGATTCTCAGTTTATCACTGGACACGATCTGATTGTGGATGGGGGAACCAAGCTGACCCTTTGA
- the LOC108198921 gene encoding short-chain dehydrogenase reductase ATA1, whose translation MDDKGKRLYGKVAVITGGTNEIGAATAKLFAENGAYVVIADTEDEVGARLAESIGGQFIHCDVSQESQVESAVKLAYTWKGKLDIMFNNASIPGPQGSITNLSIDQFSDLLSVNINGIVHGIKHASQAMIAAGKGGSIICTSSSAALVGGLGAHSYTLSKEAIFGVVRSSSCELGVHGIRVNCLVTHSVTPEMEMVGYKDPAEMNGGDSKELTRTSLLQGRSGTAEDVAFAAVFLASDRESGFITGHNLVIDGGYTSGCSHLHFTYTANF comes from the exons ATGGATGACAAAGGAAAGAG GTTGTATGGGAAGGTTGCTGTAATAACTGGCGGTACAAATGAAATTGGAGCAGCCACCGCAAAGTTATTCGCGGAAAATGGTGCATATGTTGTCATTGCAGATACAGAGGATGAAGTGGGAGCAAGGTTAGCTGAGTCCATTGGAGGCCAGTTCATACATTGTGATGTATCCCAAGAATCTCAGGTCGAATCAGCGGTGAAACTAGCATATACATGGAAAGGAAAGCTAGATATAATGTTCAACAATGCAAGCATTCCGGGGCCTCAAGGGAGCATTACCAACCTTAGTATAGACCAGTTTTCTGACCTGTTGTCGGTTAACATCAATGGCATTGTACATGGAATAAAGCACGCTTCTCAGGCCATGATTGCGGCTGGAAAGGGGGGATCCATAATCTGTACCTCAAGCTCAGCGGCCTTGGTTGGAGGATTGGGAGCACATTCATACACCTTATCAAAGGAGGCAATTTTTGGAGTTGTCAGGAGCAGTTCTTGTGAGCTGGGAGTTCATGGGATTCGAGTGAACTGCCTCGTGACACACAGTGTGACCCCGGAGATGGAGATGGTGGGATATAAGGACCCAGCAGAAATGAACGGGGGTGATTCAAAAGAGCTTACAAGAACAAGCCTACTGCAAGGAAGAAGTGGAACAGCAGAAGATGTAGCTTTTGCGGCCGTGTTTCTGGCAAGTGATAGAGAGTCAGGGTTCATAACAGGACACAACCTTGTGATTGATGGAGGGTATACTTCTGGTTGCAGCCACCTGCATTTCACATATACTGCTAATTTCTAA
- the LOC108198854 gene encoding (+)-cis,trans-nepetalactol synthase NEPS2 translates to MTETVDVLSYKKLEGKVAIITGGASGMGEATARLFAQHGARAIVIADIQDALGQSVAKSIGNGQCTYMHCDVADEGQVKALVDSTVETFGSLDIMFSNAGFWKTGDFRQSILELNLEASDRLFAVNTRGMAACVKHAARAMVEGSVKGGSIVCTGSLAASIGGEQFIDYVMCKHAVLGLVRCASKGLGEYGIRVNCVSPGCVVTPLACKEFALSEEECEKYFEGVMDLKGFGAIKAKDIANAVLFLACQDSQFITGQNLIVDGENTLKL, encoded by the coding sequence ATGACAGAAACAGTTGATGTTCTCAGTTACAAGAAGCTTGAAGGCAAAGTAGCCATAATCACTGGTGGTGCAAGCGGAATGGGCGAGGCAACTGCTCGCCTTTTCGCTCAACACGGGGCACGAGCCATTGTAATAGCTGACATCCAAGATGCACTAGGCCAGAGCGTAGCCAAATCTATTGGCAACGGACAGTGCACGTACATGCATTGTGATGTGGCCGATGAAGGCCAAGTGAAGGCACTAGTAGACTCAACAGTTGAAACATTTGGGAGCCTTGATATCATGTTTAGCAATGCAGGATTTTGGAAAACAGGGGATTTCCGCCAGAGCATTCTTGAATTGAATCTAGAAGCCAGTGACCGCCTCTTTGCAGTCAACACGCGTGGTATGGCAGCGTGTGTGAAGCATGCAGCACGCGCCATGGTGGAAGGGAGCGTCAAAGGAGGTAGTATAGTGTGCACGGGGAGTCTAGCAGCGTCTATTGGGGGGGAGCAGTTTATTGACTATGTAATGTGCAAGCACGCGGTGTTGGGGCTAGTAAGGTGTGCAAGTAAAGGGCTGGGAGAGTATGGGATACGCGTCAACTGTGTATCACCAGGGTGTGTAGTCACTCCCCTTGCCTGCAAAGAATTTGCACTTAGCGAGGAAGAATGTGAGAAATATTTTGAGGGCGTCATGGACTTAAAAGGCTTTGGAGCAATCAAGGCAAAGGATATAGCGAATGCTGTTTTATTTCTCGCTTGTCAAGATTCTCAGTTTATCACTGGACAAAATCTGATTGTGGATGGGGAAAACACGCTGAAGCTTTGA
- the LOC108198718 gene encoding (+)-cis,cis-nepetalactol synthase NEPS3: MLDIRARVPRQPTTHIMLRKCYINDMSRSGLKNIVMLMSELTNLIRWMLSLCIYICWMLLNCKALKRRFRIMTETDHFLLHKKLEGKVAIITGGASGIGEATARLFAQHGARAIVIADIQDALGQSVAESIGHGQCTYVHCDVADEGQVKGLIDSTVEAFGNLDIMFSNAGVGKTGDLRQSILDLNLDASDRLFAINTRGMAACVKHAARAMVEGSVKGGSIVCTGSLAASTGVEQFIDYAMCKHAVLGLVRCASKGLGEYGIRVNCVSPGGVATPLTCNELLACNEMTLSVEECEKFLEGIMGLKGFGATKTKDIANAVLFLASQDSQFITGQNLIVDGGTKLP, translated from the coding sequence ATGCTAGATATTAGAGCTAGAGTGCCAAGACAACCCACAACTCACATCATGCTACGTAaatgttatattaatgatatgtcAAGGTCTGGGTTGAAAAATATTGTTATGTTGATGTCTGAGTTAACGAATCTTATACGCTGGATGTTAtcactatgtatatatatatgctggaTGTTACTAAATTGTAAAGCACTAAAGAGGAGATTTAGAATTATGACAGAAACAGATCATTTTCTCCTTCACAAAAAACTTGAAGGCAAAGTAGCCATAATCACAGGTGGTGCAAGCGGAATAGGCGAGGCCACGGCTCGCCTATTCGCTCAACACGGGGCACGAGCCATTGTGATAGCCGACATCCAAGATGCATTAGGCCAGAGCGTAGCTGAATCTATTGGTCACGGACAATGCACGTACGTGCATTGTGATGTGGCCGATGAAGGCCAAGTGAAAGGCCTAATAGACTCGACAGTCGAAGCATTTGGGAACCTTGATATCATGTTTAGCAATGCTGGAGTTGGCAAAACAGGGGACTTGCGCCAGAGCATTCTTGATTTGAATCTGGATGCCAGTGACCGCCTCTTTGCAATCAACACGCGTGGTATGGCAGCTTGTGTGAAGCATGCAGCGCGCGCCATGGTGGAAGGGAGCGTCAAAGGAGGGAGCATAGTGTGCACCGGGAGTCTAGCAGCGTCTACTGGGGTGGAGCAGTTTATTGACTATGCAATGTGCAAGCACGCGGTTTTGGGGCTAGTAAGGTGTGCAAGTAAAGGGCTGGGAGAGTATGGGATACGCGTCAATTGTGTATCGCCAGGGGGTGTGGCCACTCCGCTTACCTGCAATGAATTGCTTGCCTGCAATGAAATGACACTTAGCGTGGAAGAGTGTGAGAAATTTCTAGAGGGCATCATGGGCTTAAAAGGCTTTGGAGCAACAAAGACAAAGGATATAGCTAATGCTGTTTTATTTCTGGCTTCTCAAGATTCTCAGTTTATCACTGGACAAAATCTGATTGTGGATGGCGGAACCAAGCTGCCATAA
- the LOC108198517 gene encoding LOW QUALITY PROTEIN: (+)-cis,trans-nepetalactol synthase NEPS2 (The sequence of the model RefSeq protein was modified relative to this genomic sequence to represent the inferred CDS: deleted 1 base in 1 codon), with protein sequence MHQTHDSQYILCDHWHIIENPYHYICWMLLHCEALKPKPRIMTETVHVLSYKKLEGKVAIITGGASGIGEATARLFAQHGARAIVIADIQDALGQSVAKSIGHGQCTYMHCDVTDEFQVKSLIDSTVETFGSLDIMFSNAGVGRIGASRQGILDLSLEASEKLFAINTRGMAACVKHSARAMVEGRVKGGCIVCTGSLIGSVGMEEFIDYVMSKHAVLGLVRCASKGLGEYGIRVNCVSPGGVVTPMTCKEVKFGGKECEKFFEGIMGLKGLGAMKAKDVANAVLFLACPDSQFITGQNLIVDGGTKL encoded by the exons atgcaccaaactcatgaCAGTCAGTACATATTGTGTGACCATTGGCACATCATAGAAAACCCGTATCACTACATATGTTGGATGTTACTCCATTGTGAAGCACTCAAGCCGAAACCTAGAATTATGACAGAAACCGTTCATGTTCTCAGCTACAAGAAGCTTGAAGGCAAAGTAGCCATAATCACAGGTGGTGCAAGCGGAATAGGCGAGGCCACTGCTCGCCTCTTCGCTCAACACGGGGCACGAGCCATTGTAATCGCCGACATTCAAGATGCACTAGGCCAGAGCGTAGCCAAATCCATTGGTCACGGACAATGCACGTACATGCATTGTGACGTGACCGATGAATTCCAAGTGAAGTCCCTGATAGACTCCACAGTTGAAACTTTCGGGAGCCTTGATATTATGTTTAGCAATGCAGGAGTTGGGAGAATAGGGGCCTCGCGTCAAGGCATTCTTGACTTAAGCCTCGAGGCCAGTGAGAAGCTCTTTGCAATCAACACGCGTGGCATGGCCGCTTGTGTGAAGCACTCAGCCCGCGCCATGGTGGAAGGGAGAGTGAAAGGAGGGTGCATTGTGTGCACCGGGAGCCTGATAGGCTCTGTGGGGATGGAGGAGTTTATTGACTATGTTATGTCGAAGCACGCGGTGTTGGGGCTAGTAAGGTGTGCGAGTAAAGGGCTGGGGGAGTATGGGATACGCGTCAACTGTGTATCTCCG GGGGGTGTGGTGACTCCGATGACCTGCAAGGAAGTGAAGTTCGGAGGGAAAGAGTGTGAGAAGTTTTTTGAGGGTATTATGGGCTTGAAAGGTTTGGGAGCAATGAAAGCAAAGGATGTAGCAAATGCTGTTTTATTTTTGGCTTGTCCAGATTCTCAGTTTATTACTGGACAAAATTTGATTGTGGATGGAGGAACCAAGCTTTAG